Proteins from a single region of Rana temporaria chromosome 5, aRanTem1.1, whole genome shotgun sequence:
- the LOC120940680 gene encoding mas-related G-protein coupled receptor member D-like: MNVTSMNDTQDEPSSSYSEYSYIHFTIVAVVALCLCIVGLVGNVIVFWYLCFKIQRNKYEVYIMNLSVADALFIVFTTLLLMIQINTIIGTDPDFSGKESLYLFIEIFYYTMQYSGMYILTAVSMERCSSVLFPFWYRSHRPRNLSTIMCIALWILGSLESLLKNLACTEDAFLEQTSQCLAVQIIVFILAIGICLPIMVISSFTLLIKVKRSIKQRYTPKLYIIILIAVLVFILSVLPFTFLSILLYFKLTPTDLSTVIIFFVTTYCTVLNCTANPYIYFIVGRKWKQKTPHSIQEALQRAFREEDDENDDSNSNKTINTSS; encoded by the coding sequence ATGAATGTAACCAGCATGAATGACACCCAGGATGAACCCTCTAGTAGCTATTCGGAATATTCGTACATACATTTCACCATAGTGGCTGTTGTAGCACTATGTCTTTGTATCGTTGGCCTAGTTGGAAATGTTATTGTGTTTTGGTACCTGTGCTTCAAGATCCAGAGAAACAAATACGAAGTTTATATTATGAATCTGTCGGTAGCTGACGCCCTGTTTATTGTATTTACTACCTTGCTTTTGATGATCCAGATAAATACAATCATTGGGACAGATCCTGATTTTTCAGGGAAGGAGAGTTTATATTTATTCatagaaatattttattatactatGCAGTATTCCGGAATGTATATCCTTACAGCTGTCAGCATGGAACGATGTAGCTCTGTTCTGTTCCCCTTTTGGTACCGAAGCCATCGCCCCAGGAACTTGTCCACCATTATGTGCATTGCTCTTTGGATCCTTGGCTCTTTGGAAAGTCTGCTTAAGAACCTTGCGTGTACAGAAGATGCTTTCTTGGAACAAACCTCACAATGTTTAGCAGTTCAAATCatagtttttattttagccaTTGGCATCTGCCTACCAATTATGGTAATTTCCAGCTTCACCTTGCTCATCAAAGTAAAGAGGTCAATAAAGCAGCGATACACACCTAAACTGTACATCATCATCCTTATTGCAGTTCTTGTATTCATCCTATCAGTTCTTCCATTTACGTTTTTGTCAATTTTATTATACTTCAAATTAACACCAACAGATTTGTCAACTgttattattttctttgtaacAACTTACTGCACAGTGCTTAACTGCACCGCCAATCCCTACATTTACTTTATTGTTGGAAGGAAATGGAAACAAAAGACCCCTCACTCGATCCAGGAAGCCCTCCAAAGAGCCTTTAGGGAGGAAGATGATGAGAATGATGACTCAAACAGCAACAAAACAATTAACACATCAAGCTAA